From Streptomyces sp. NBC_00237, a single genomic window includes:
- a CDS encoding TMEM165/GDT1 family protein encodes MISFTIMAITFGTVFLAELPDKTALAGLMLGTRYKASYVFAGVAAAFLVHVCIAIAAGSVLTLLPQWIVQTVVGVLFLVGALVLLLKKGDDDEEIKPPGNQSFWKVSGAGFMLILVAEFGDITQIMTATLAARYDNPVSVGIGAVLALWAVAGLGIVGGQALMKRVPLRLITKVAACLMLALAGFSLYEAIAG; translated from the coding sequence ATGATCAGTTTCACCATCATGGCCATCACCTTCGGGACCGTGTTCCTGGCCGAACTCCCCGACAAGACGGCCCTCGCCGGGCTCATGCTCGGCACCCGTTACAAGGCCAGTTACGTCTTCGCGGGCGTCGCCGCCGCCTTCCTCGTCCACGTCTGCATCGCCATCGCGGCGGGCAGCGTGCTCACCCTCCTGCCGCAGTGGATCGTGCAGACGGTGGTGGGCGTGCTGTTCCTGGTAGGAGCGCTGGTGCTGCTGCTGAAGAAGGGGGACGACGACGAGGAGATCAAGCCTCCCGGGAACCAGTCCTTCTGGAAGGTCTCCGGGGCGGGCTTCATGCTCATCCTGGTCGCCGAGTTCGGCGACATCACGCAGATCATGACGGCGACGCTGGCCGCCCGCTACGACAACCCGGTCTCGGTCGGCATCGGTGCGGTGCTCGCGCTGTGGGCCGTCGCGGGGCTCGGCATCGTGGGTGGTCAGGCGCTGATGAAGCGGGTGCCGCTGCGGCTCATCACCAAGGTCGCGGCGTGCCTGATGCTGGCGCTGGCGGGGTTCAGTCTGTACGAGGCGATCGCGGGCTGA
- a CDS encoding HAD-IA family hydrolase, which produces MPHTTVLPFKALLLDMDGTLVNSDAVVERCWREWAVEHGLDPAEALKVVHGRQGYATMAVLLPERPMEQNHADNKVMLAKETADTDGVVPVGGAPAFMAAIAELPHALVTSADEKLAQARMTAAALPMPTTRVTAELVGASKPDPEGFLKGAAELGFDAADCIVFEDSGAGIQAGKAAGMRVLGVGPRAAEHAPTAVVADLTQVRVETAPDGSTSLHITV; this is translated from the coding sequence ATGCCGCACACCACCGTCCTGCCCTTCAAGGCCCTCCTCCTGGACATGGACGGCACCCTCGTCAACTCCGACGCCGTGGTCGAGCGCTGCTGGCGCGAGTGGGCCGTGGAGCACGGGCTGGATCCGGCCGAGGCACTCAAGGTCGTGCACGGCCGCCAGGGCTACGCCACCATGGCGGTCCTCCTCCCGGAGCGCCCCATGGAGCAGAACCACGCCGACAACAAGGTCATGCTGGCCAAGGAGACCGCCGACACCGACGGCGTCGTCCCGGTCGGCGGCGCCCCCGCGTTCATGGCCGCCATCGCGGAACTGCCGCACGCCCTGGTCACTTCCGCAGACGAGAAGCTCGCGCAGGCCCGCATGACGGCCGCCGCGCTGCCGATGCCGACGACCCGGGTCACCGCCGAACTGGTCGGTGCGAGCAAGCCGGACCCGGAGGGCTTCCTCAAGGGCGCGGCGGAACTGGGCTTCGACGCGGCCGACTGCATCGTGTTCGAGGACTCGGGCGCGGGCATCCAGGCGGGCAAGGCCGCCGGAATGCGCGTGCTGGGCGTCGGCCCGCGCGCGGCCGAGCACGCCCCGACGGCGGTCGTCGCCGACCTGACCCAGGTCCGCGTCGAGACCGCCCCGGACGGCTCGACCTCGCTGCACATCACCGTCTGA
- a CDS encoding ABC transporter permease, whose amino-acid sequence MNLARDAPALLPVNATLGAVLAVLLAVAVTVVACARLSGDGTRAQGRATALAGVRAAAQLAVVALAIGWVARSGWLLCAFLLLMYGVATRTAGRRITPNGTWWWAALPIAAGVAPVVLALLLTGLVPPKGIALIPVTGILIGGALTTTVLGGRRALDELTARRGEVEAGLALGLLEREARMEVARSAASDALLPGLDQTRTVGLVTLPGAFVGMLLGGASPVMAGAVQLFVLVALLAVQAVAVAGVLELVARGRLHRS is encoded by the coding sequence GTGAATCTCGCGCGGGATGCCCCGGCCCTGCTCCCCGTCAACGCCACCCTGGGCGCGGTGCTCGCCGTCCTCCTCGCCGTCGCGGTCACCGTCGTCGCCTGCGCCCGCCTGTCCGGCGACGGCACCCGCGCCCAGGGCCGGGCCACCGCCCTCGCCGGGGTGCGGGCCGCCGCGCAGCTCGCCGTGGTCGCGCTCGCGATCGGCTGGGTGGCCCGCTCCGGCTGGCTGCTGTGCGCGTTCCTGCTGCTGATGTACGGGGTGGCCACGCGCACGGCGGGGCGGCGGATCACCCCCAACGGCACCTGGTGGTGGGCGGCCCTGCCGATCGCCGCCGGAGTCGCGCCCGTGGTGCTGGCCCTGCTGCTCACCGGGCTCGTCCCGCCGAAGGGCATCGCGCTGATCCCGGTGACCGGCATCCTCATCGGCGGCGCGCTGACCACGACCGTGCTGGGCGGGCGGCGTGCGCTGGACGAGCTGACGGCCCGGCGCGGCGAGGTCGAGGCGGGGCTCGCCCTCGGGCTGCTGGAGCGGGAGGCGCGGATGGAGGTGGCCAGGTCCGCCGCATCGGACGCGTTGCTGCCGGGCCTCGACCAGACGCGGACGGTGGGTCTGGTCACGCTGCCGGGGGCGTTCGTGGGGATGCTGCTGGGCGGGGCGTCGCCGGTCATGGCGGGGGCGGTGCAGCTGTTCGTGCTGGTGGCGCTGCTCGCGGTGCAGGCGGTGGCGGTCGCGGGGGTGCTGGAGCTGGTGGCGCGGGGGCGGCTGCACCGGAGCTGA